Proteins encoded together in one Variovorax paradoxus window:
- a CDS encoding type IV pilin protein — MKKLSFSRRRNGFTLIEVMITVVIVAILASIAMPSYQRYVIRAKRSAAQAQMMEIANREQQFLLANRSYADKTTLAASGYSLPPEVAANYDYTITLPAAGAPPGFVLTFTPSGSQASDGNLTLNNEGAKTPADKW, encoded by the coding sequence ATGAAAAAGCTCTCGTTTTCGCGTCGGCGCAATGGCTTCACATTGATCGAAGTAATGATCACGGTGGTGATCGTTGCGATCCTGGCCTCCATTGCGATGCCCAGCTACCAGCGCTACGTGATCCGCGCCAAGCGCTCCGCCGCCCAGGCGCAGATGATGGAAATCGCCAACCGGGAGCAGCAGTTCCTGCTGGCAAACCGCAGCTACGCGGACAAGACGACGCTGGCGGCCAGCGGCTACTCGCTGCCTCCGGAAGTCGCGGCCAATTACGACTACACGATCACCCTGCCGGCGGCCGGAGCTCCTCCGGGCTTTGTTCTGACTTTCACTCCCAGCGGAAGCCAGGCGTCCGACGGCAATCTCACCCTCAACAACGAAGGCGCGAAAACGCCGGCCGACAAATGGTGA
- a CDS encoding pilus assembly protein, which translates to MVKPRPNRRLSRRAGAQRGATLLEVMVTLLILAFGLFGLVGLQARLQSSEMESYQRSQALILLNDMANRIAINRRLASSYVTSSPLGAGINCPTGTGSRQQVDAMEWCNALQGAAETSGATKLGAMIGGRGCVEDLGNNEYMVTVAWQGLVPIAAPPEGVACGKDQYDVAPTATAPNPQCTADRCRRIVTTLVRIGTLS; encoded by the coding sequence ATGGTGAAGCCCCGTCCGAACCGCCGGCTTTCCAGGCGCGCCGGTGCGCAACGCGGCGCGACGCTGCTCGAAGTGATGGTCACCCTGCTGATCCTCGCCTTCGGGCTGTTCGGGCTGGTGGGCTTGCAGGCCCGCCTCCAATCGTCGGAGATGGAGTCCTACCAGCGCTCCCAGGCGCTGATCCTGCTCAACGACATGGCGAATCGCATCGCGATCAACCGCCGGCTGGCTTCCAGCTACGTCACGAGCTCGCCGCTCGGCGCCGGCATCAACTGCCCGACCGGCACGGGCTCGCGCCAGCAGGTGGACGCCATGGAATGGTGCAACGCGCTGCAAGGCGCGGCCGAAACCTCGGGTGCCACAAAGCTGGGCGCCATGATCGGCGGGCGCGGCTGCGTGGAAGACCTGGGCAACAACGAATACATGGTCACCGTGGCCTGGCAGGGCCTCGTGCCCATTGCAGCGCCGCCCGAAGGCGTGGCCTGCGGCAAGGACCAGTACGACGTGGCTCCCACCGCCACGGCGCCAAACCCCCAGTGCACGGCCGACCGGTGCCGCCGCATCGTGACGACGCTGGTGCGCATCGGAACGCTTTCATGA
- a CDS encoding PilW family protein yields the protein MMRAPSAHGAPRPARALLRQRGLTLIELMVSITIMLIVLAALIALFLNVNNTQREMVKVNRQIESGRLSVFVLENEISHAGFWENYMPEFDDLTVSGVPAKVPTGNAPDPCLPYTAATWTDDYKRSLLDTPVQAYDAVPASCAGLLTNKKANTDVLVVRHAETCVAGMPNCEADALGKLYFQSSFCGTQKPSDFDLTTAGFATMMSKNCTTPSPKRKFISDIYYVRDYADTVGDGIPTLARSRFDLSATGLAQQPPVPLIEGVEGFRVELGLDTLSKTGAAVNYAQAISWADAAVRSAPTNRGDGSPDGNFVHCSTASPCTADQLINVVAVKLYVVARSTEISPGHTDTRTYNLGSATLGPFNDHYKRHAFTTAIRMTNVTGRRETP from the coding sequence ATGATGCGCGCACCCTCTGCGCACGGAGCGCCACGCCCTGCCCGCGCCCTGTTGCGCCAGCGCGGCCTGACGCTGATCGAACTGATGGTGTCGATCACGATCATGCTGATCGTGCTGGCCGCGCTGATTGCGCTGTTCCTCAACGTGAACAACACGCAGCGCGAGATGGTCAAGGTCAACCGCCAGATCGAAAGCGGCCGGCTCAGCGTGTTTGTGCTGGAAAACGAAATCTCGCACGCGGGCTTCTGGGAAAACTACATGCCCGAGTTCGACGACCTCACGGTTTCGGGCGTGCCCGCCAAGGTGCCCACCGGCAACGCGCCCGACCCATGCCTGCCCTATACGGCCGCGACCTGGACCGACGACTACAAGCGCAGCCTGCTCGACACACCCGTGCAGGCCTACGACGCCGTGCCGGCCAGCTGCGCCGGCCTGCTCACCAACAAGAAGGCCAACACCGACGTGCTGGTGGTGCGCCATGCCGAAACCTGCGTGGCGGGCATGCCGAACTGCGAAGCCGACGCGCTGGGCAAGCTGTACTTTCAGTCGTCGTTCTGCGGCACGCAGAAGCCTTCGGATTTCGACCTCACCACGGCCGGCTTTGCCACCATGATGAGCAAGAACTGCACGACGCCGTCGCCCAAGCGCAAGTTCATCTCCGACATCTACTACGTGCGCGACTACGCCGACACGGTAGGCGACGGCATTCCGACGCTGGCACGTTCGCGCTTCGACCTGTCGGCCACAGGGTTGGCGCAGCAGCCGCCGGTGCCTCTGATCGAAGGTGTCGAGGGCTTTCGCGTGGAACTGGGCCTGGACACGCTGAGCAAGACCGGCGCGGCGGTGAACTACGCCCAGGCCATCTCGTGGGCGGATGCGGCCGTCAGGTCTGCCCCCACGAACCGCGGCGACGGAAGCCCCGACGGCAACTTCGTTCATTGCAGCACGGCTTCACCCTGCACCGCCGACCAGCTGATCAACGTGGTCGCGGTGAAGCTCTATGTGGTGGCACGCAGCACCGAGATTTCGCCGGGCCATACGGACACGCGCACCTACAACCTCGGCAGCGCAACGCTCGGCCCCTTCAACGACCACTACAAGCGCCATGCGTTCACCACGGCGATCCGCATGACCAATGTGACCGGCCGCAGGGAAACGCCGTGA
- a CDS encoding pilus assembly PilX family protein — protein sequence MPSTLPKRRQGGAALIVGLIMLVLITLAVTAGFTLSNTNLKSVGNMQNRNEAVAAANRAIEEVASSLLLPGVDGSPSLARPLGTQSRVDINNDGTIDYTVDIAPPTCVRATKSTDTGGGGTAGPGGIGGSSSTSGSGLNALPDQYNSVWDISTSVTDAASGTVTAVRQGVRALLSKEQFEALCS from the coding sequence ATGCCATCCACATTGCCCAAGCGCCGGCAAGGCGGCGCGGCGCTGATCGTCGGGCTGATCATGCTGGTGCTGATCACGCTTGCGGTCACGGCCGGGTTCACGCTCAGCAACACCAACCTCAAGTCGGTGGGCAACATGCAGAACCGCAACGAGGCGGTGGCCGCGGCCAACCGCGCCATCGAGGAAGTGGCTTCCTCCCTGCTGCTGCCGGGCGTGGACGGATCGCCTTCGCTGGCCCGGCCGCTGGGCACCCAGAGCCGAGTGGACATCAACAACGACGGCACCATCGACTACACCGTGGACATCGCCCCGCCCACCTGCGTGCGCGCCACCAAGTCGACCGACACGGGCGGCGGCGGCACTGCGGGCCCCGGCGGCATTGGCGGCAGCTCTTCCACCAGCGGCTCGGGGCTCAATGCCCTGCCCGACCAATACAACTCGGTGTGGGACATCAGCACCAGCGTGACGGACGCCGCCAGCGGCACCGTCACGGCAGTACGCCAGGGCGTTCGGGCGCTCCTGAGCAAAGAGCAATTCGAAGCCCTGTGCTCGTAG
- a CDS encoding pilus assembly protein, which produces MKKNFFRPFWAVAMLVFGLSAAQAEDIDLFVGYNQTVTDAPNVLFVLDNTANWNQPFTAEINALASAFESLPAGKFKVGVMMFSETGGGNSNIDGAYLRAGVRMMDDANKVKYGALIRSFDKLDDKSNGGKAGKMMAEVYRYLSSGAPMGGNNKAKADYTGNVFGTAASKAIYALPDNPLAAINSSTYTGPNTTNCIGTYVIYISNGAAQDNSSDTTTSTNALRTAGGSTTMIPLSPSGSQDNVADEWAKFLQTSMGVKVYTVEAAQATGGQGPGWSALLKSMAAQSKGEYYDLSATPDLGKALSSALDDIFSKIQSVNSVFSSVSLPVSVNTQGTYLNQVFVGMFRPDDSAYPRWNGNLKQYKLGLDTNNQLILQDAAGTNAINNQTGFIAPCARSFWTPAPSATDAYWSFRPAGDCLGKEAAESPDGNVVEKGAQGYMLRQVLPADRNVKTCAASGCSTLTSFATTNTAGITKEALGVPTEAERSALIEWLRGLDNKGDERRAADGTPLTSAAMRPSVHGDVVHSRPVAINYGSDDQPQVVVFYGANDGMLRAVNGNQTAAIGSAAPGSEMWSFVPPEFYGSIKRLYDNTTRINFPGLPVSVGATAPKPYGMDGAMAAYRQGNEAWLYASMRRGGRLVYAFDVSNPASPILKWRRGCPNQDNDLGCDTGANDMTGIGQTWSAPKIVKSAGYGSGNSPMVMFGGGYDKCEDVDTTSAAQACGAAAKGNRIYVLDGSTGNVLKTFNTDRGVTGEVTVVNDSAGLAKLAYAADLGGNVYRIKIGSAAPGSWEMTKIASLGCATTTATCTPNRKFMFGPDVVEDNGMNVLLLGSGDREKPLRSYSAALSVSNRFYMMVDKPADDTWLTSESTNCDGSSLLCHGSLLAITGTDAPTPTALAAKKGWYLVLAPGEQVVTSSVTAYGNTTFNTHTPTDPAVRQSCRADLGTANVYNLAYLNAGAQGARFQNVVGGGLAPSPVVGRVMVNGSFRDVVIGANPDSFLSPKGAAVKTAFTQPKGRVYWFIQK; this is translated from the coding sequence ATGAAAAAGAACTTCTTCCGGCCGTTCTGGGCCGTCGCGATGCTGGTGTTCGGCCTTTCCGCGGCGCAGGCGGAAGACATCGATCTGTTCGTCGGCTACAACCAGACCGTGACGGACGCGCCCAACGTGCTGTTCGTGCTGGACAACACGGCCAACTGGAACCAGCCGTTCACTGCCGAGATCAACGCGCTGGCCAGCGCCTTCGAGAGCCTGCCCGCGGGCAAGTTCAAGGTCGGCGTGATGATGTTCAGCGAAACAGGCGGGGGCAACTCGAACATCGACGGCGCCTACCTGCGCGCCGGCGTGCGCATGATGGACGATGCCAACAAGGTCAAGTACGGCGCGCTGATCCGCAGCTTCGACAAGCTCGACGACAAGTCCAACGGCGGCAAGGCCGGCAAGATGATGGCGGAGGTGTATCGCTATCTCTCGAGCGGCGCGCCGATGGGCGGCAACAACAAGGCCAAGGCCGACTACACCGGCAATGTCTTCGGTACCGCGGCTTCGAAGGCGATCTATGCGCTGCCCGACAACCCGCTGGCGGCCATCAACAGCAGCACCTACACCGGGCCGAACACCACCAACTGCATCGGCACCTACGTCATCTACATCAGCAACGGCGCCGCGCAGGACAACAGCAGCGACACCACCACCTCGACCAACGCGCTGCGTACGGCCGGAGGCAGCACCACCATGATTCCGCTGAGCCCCAGCGGCTCGCAGGACAACGTGGCCGACGAATGGGCCAAGTTCCTGCAGACCAGCATGGGCGTGAAGGTCTACACCGTCGAGGCCGCACAGGCCACCGGCGGCCAGGGGCCGGGCTGGAGCGCGCTGCTCAAGAGCATGGCCGCCCAGAGCAAGGGCGAGTACTACGACCTCAGCGCCACGCCCGACCTGGGCAAGGCGCTGTCCAGCGCGCTCGACGACATCTTCAGCAAGATCCAGTCGGTCAACAGCGTGTTCTCGTCGGTGAGCCTGCCCGTGAGCGTGAACACGCAGGGCACCTATCTGAACCAGGTGTTCGTGGGCATGTTCCGACCCGACGATTCCGCCTATCCGCGCTGGAACGGCAACCTCAAGCAATACAAGCTCGGCCTGGACACCAACAACCAGCTCATCCTGCAAGACGCCGCAGGAACCAACGCCATCAACAACCAGACCGGCTTCATCGCGCCCTGCGCACGAAGTTTCTGGACGCCTGCGCCAAGCGCCACCGACGCCTACTGGAGCTTCCGGCCCGCCGGTGACTGCCTTGGCAAGGAGGCCGCCGAGAGCCCCGACGGCAATGTGGTGGAAAAAGGCGCGCAAGGCTACATGCTGCGGCAGGTGCTCCCGGCCGACCGCAACGTGAAGACCTGCGCCGCAAGCGGCTGCTCGACCCTGACGAGCTTTGCCACCACCAACACGGCGGGCATCACCAAAGAGGCGCTCGGCGTGCCGACGGAGGCCGAGCGCAGCGCACTCATCGAATGGCTGCGCGGCCTGGACAACAAGGGCGACGAGCGGCGTGCCGCCGACGGAACCCCCCTGACCTCCGCGGCCATGCGGCCCTCGGTGCACGGCGACGTGGTTCACTCCCGCCCCGTGGCCATCAACTACGGCAGCGACGACCAGCCGCAGGTGGTGGTGTTCTATGGCGCCAACGACGGCATGCTGCGCGCCGTCAACGGCAACCAGACCGCCGCCATCGGCTCCGCGGCGCCCGGCAGCGAGATGTGGTCCTTCGTGCCGCCGGAGTTCTACGGCAGCATCAAGCGGCTTTACGACAACACCACGCGAATCAATTTCCCCGGCTTGCCAGTCAGCGTGGGCGCAACCGCTCCCAAGCCCTACGGCATGGACGGCGCCATGGCCGCCTACCGCCAGGGCAATGAAGCCTGGCTGTACGCAAGCATGCGCCGCGGCGGGCGCCTGGTCTATGCCTTCGATGTGTCGAACCCCGCCTCGCCCATTCTCAAATGGCGCAGGGGCTGCCCCAACCAGGACAACGACCTCGGCTGCGACACGGGTGCAAACGACATGACAGGCATCGGCCAGACCTGGTCGGCGCCGAAGATCGTCAAGTCGGCCGGCTATGGTTCGGGCAACTCGCCCATGGTGATGTTCGGCGGCGGGTACGACAAGTGCGAAGACGTCGACACCACCTCTGCGGCCCAGGCCTGCGGCGCGGCCGCCAAGGGCAACAGGATCTACGTGCTCGACGGCAGCACCGGCAATGTGCTGAAGACCTTCAACACCGACCGGGGAGTCACCGGCGAAGTTACCGTTGTGAACGACAGCGCCGGCCTGGCCAAGCTTGCCTATGCGGCCGACCTGGGCGGCAATGTCTACCGCATCAAGATAGGCTCAGCCGCACCCGGCAGCTGGGAAATGACCAAGATCGCCTCGCTCGGCTGCGCCACCACCACAGCCACCTGCACGCCCAACCGCAAGTTCATGTTCGGCCCCGACGTGGTCGAAGACAACGGCATGAACGTACTGCTGCTGGGCTCCGGCGACCGCGAAAAGCCCCTGCGCTCCTACAGCGCCGCGCTCAGCGTCTCGAACCGCTTCTACATGATGGTGGACAAGCCGGCCGACGACACCTGGCTGACCAGCGAGTCGACCAACTGCGACGGCAGCTCGCTGCTGTGCCACGGCTCGCTGCTGGCCATTACCGGCACAGACGCGCCCACGCCTACGGCCCTGGCGGCCAAGAAGGGCTGGTATCTTGTGCTCGCGCCGGGCGAACAGGTGGTGACTTCGTCGGTGACCGCCTATGGCAACACCACCTTCAACACCCACACGCCCACCGACCCGGCCGTGCGCCAGTCTTGCCGCGCCGACCTGGGAACGGCCAATGTCTACAACCTGGCCTACCTGAACGCCGGAGCGCAGGGTGCGCGGTTCCAGAACGTGGTCGGCGGCGGCCTTGCGCCCTCGCCCGTGGTCGGCCGCGTCATGGTGAACGGCAGTTTCCGCGACGTGGTGATCGGCGCCAACCCGGACTCTTTCCTGAGCCCCAAGGGTGCAGCGGTGAAGACCGCTTTCACGCAGCCCAAGGGCCGCGTCTACTGGTTCATCCAGAAGTAA
- a CDS encoding GspH/FimT family pseudopilin: MQTTSGMRARGFTLVELMVTIVVLVVLVSVAVPSFDNIRLSSRLNSYSTDLVAGSQLARSEAIKRNAAVTLCASANGTACATNGQWEAGWIVVSNDGRVIQKQPATASGYQMRDSGGLSALTFDATGVGGTAANITICRATPVGSQERVVKISATGRSSITRTSVGTCGA, translated from the coding sequence GTGCAGACAACCTCCGGCATGCGCGCACGCGGCTTCACGCTCGTGGAGCTGATGGTCACCATTGTGGTGCTGGTCGTGCTGGTGTCGGTGGCCGTGCCCTCCTTCGACAACATACGGCTTTCGAGCCGGCTCAACTCGTATTCGACCGATCTCGTGGCCGGCAGCCAGCTGGCGCGCAGCGAAGCCATCAAGCGCAACGCTGCCGTAACGCTGTGCGCCTCGGCCAACGGCACCGCCTGCGCCACCAACGGCCAGTGGGAAGCCGGATGGATCGTCGTGAGCAACGACGGGCGGGTCATCCAGAAGCAACCGGCCACCGCCAGCGGCTACCAGATGCGCGACAGCGGCGGGCTGAGCGCCCTCACCTTCGACGCCACCGGTGTCGGCGGCACCGCGGCCAACATCACGATTTGCCGCGCCACCCCGGTCGGCAGCCAGGAGCGGGTGGTGAAAATAAGCGCCACGGGGCGTTCATCGATCACCCGGACCAGTGTGGGTACCTGTGGTGCATGA
- a CDS encoding DUF6502 family protein, with protein sequence MEHQLDWALAACGRILRPVVRLALAMGVKHPHLEVLLRDLLLEEATLSWRKQGVAKPNISQLSVTTGLNRKAVTSKVRAPADALPHTEVSAAAKTFTLWLQMVSENQAYHRLPITADGEDMPSFEAVARLGSRGNVHHRTILDELVRLNMAAEENGCAELKVDGFVPVDDLQAMLAFLGDNGRDHLLAAVSNTLGEQPRMLERAVYARGLALEDCENIHQLVRERWSALHRELAGEMTRAVDQAPSGAKGRIRVGIYTYYEDDAAPIAPAVVPRREEKAP encoded by the coding sequence ATGGAACATCAACTGGACTGGGCACTTGCCGCCTGCGGCCGCATCCTGCGGCCGGTGGTGCGGCTCGCCCTGGCCATGGGTGTGAAGCATCCGCACCTGGAGGTGTTGCTGCGCGACCTGCTGCTGGAGGAAGCCACCCTTTCGTGGCGCAAGCAGGGCGTGGCAAAGCCCAATATCAGCCAGTTGTCGGTTACGACCGGGCTTAACCGCAAGGCCGTGACTTCCAAGGTCCGCGCCCCGGCGGATGCCCTGCCCCATACAGAAGTGTCCGCAGCCGCCAAGACTTTCACGCTGTGGCTGCAGATGGTGTCCGAAAACCAGGCGTACCACCGGCTTCCGATCACGGCCGACGGCGAGGACATGCCGTCCTTCGAAGCGGTGGCAAGGCTTGGCAGCCGCGGCAACGTGCACCACCGCACCATCCTGGACGAACTGGTGCGCCTGAACATGGCGGCCGAGGAGAACGGCTGCGCCGAACTCAAGGTCGACGGTTTCGTGCCCGTGGACGATTTGCAGGCAATGCTGGCGTTTCTGGGCGACAACGGCCGCGACCACCTGCTGGCGGCGGTGTCCAACACGCTTGGCGAGCAACCCCGCATGCTCGAACGCGCGGTGTACGCTCGCGGACTTGCGCTGGAAGACTGCGAGAACATCCATCAACTGGTGCGCGAACGCTGGTCCGCCCTGCACCGAGAACTGGCGGGCGAGATGACGCGCGCTGTAGACCAAGCCCCGAGCGGCGCCAAAGGGCGCATCCGGGTCGGTATCTACACTTATTATGAAGACGACGCGGCGCCGATTGCGCCGGCCGTTGTGCCCAGGCGGGAAGAGAAAGCACCATGA
- a CDS encoding DUF5666 domain-containing protein yields the protein MKNHYRWMRGILFAGAIALLLSCGGGGGGGTSAGVVGVGGGSASGGAGTSTGTGSSTGTGTGTGAGDSGGTGTAGGSDGSGTGSAGGAGGTGGTGGTGGGTDGTTTAGNGTDDGSGVGSGGTGVSTADATGVGSVGGIGSIILNGVRYNTDAATVSLEDTSELQIGMSVRIAGKIDSAFTAATAQQVVSAAELRGAVSVINLAGGSFVVMGTTVTTDNATVWSGVTSLNQLPAGAVVQVWGLPSEPGSLRATRVELNPASVEPLVTGFVQNLDRLRQSFTLGQFEVKYGGAVFSGGIDASTFTEGTIVRVRGIAAPVAGVFNATKVQSWYAIPTQNTAAVQLAGVVTSYTSLNAQFKVLGTAIDASNAQITGGLPTSIGNGVKVEVDGFMANGILVAKKLRIRNVPGVGGPVDFTLIGAIGGYHSPSNFKVQGRQVNASGPGTSFEGGTIAELANGRRVSVVGDTVENGVLIAKRVTFTP from the coding sequence ATGAAGAACCACTACAGATGGATGCGCGGCATCCTCTTTGCCGGAGCAATAGCGCTGCTGCTCTCGTGCGGCGGTGGCGGTGGCGGCGGAACTTCGGCAGGCGTTGTGGGCGTTGGCGGCGGCTCGGCTTCGGGTGGCGCGGGTACATCCACGGGCACGGGTTCGAGCACGGGTACTGGCACGGGCACCGGAGCCGGCGATAGCGGGGGCACGGGCACGGCGGGCGGCTCCGACGGTTCGGGCACCGGGAGCGCGGGCGGCGCGGGCGGCACCGGCGGTACGGGCGGTACAGGCGGCGGCACCGACGGCACGACCACGGCGGGCAACGGTACCGACGACGGTTCGGGCGTGGGCTCGGGCGGCACCGGCGTGAGCACCGCCGACGCGACGGGCGTGGGCTCGGTGGGCGGAATCGGCAGCATCATCCTGAACGGTGTGCGCTACAACACGGACGCAGCCACCGTCAGTCTCGAAGACACGAGCGAACTGCAGATCGGCATGAGCGTGCGCATTGCCGGCAAGATCGACAGCGCCTTTACTGCTGCCACGGCCCAGCAGGTCGTCTCGGCAGCTGAACTGCGCGGCGCGGTTTCGGTCATCAACCTCGCGGGCGGCAGCTTCGTGGTGATGGGCACCACCGTCACCACAGACAACGCCACGGTGTGGAGCGGCGTGACCAGCCTGAACCAGCTGCCGGCGGGCGCTGTAGTGCAGGTGTGGGGCCTCCCCTCGGAGCCGGGCAGCCTGCGTGCCACCCGCGTCGAGCTGAATCCCGCATCGGTTGAACCACTGGTTACCGGGTTCGTGCAGAACCTCGATCGGCTCAGGCAGAGCTTCACGCTCGGCCAGTTCGAGGTGAAGTACGGCGGGGCCGTGTTCTCGGGTGGCATCGATGCATCGACCTTCACCGAGGGTACGATTGTCCGGGTGCGCGGCATCGCAGCGCCGGTTGCGGGCGTTTTCAACGCAACCAAGGTGCAGAGCTGGTACGCCATACCAACGCAGAACACCGCGGCGGTGCAGCTTGCTGGCGTCGTTACCAGCTACACCTCGCTCAACGCCCAGTTCAAGGTTCTCGGAACGGCAATCGACGCGTCCAATGCCCAGATCACCGGGGGCCTCCCGACATCGATCGGCAATGGCGTGAAGGTGGAAGTCGACGGCTTCATGGCCAACGGCATCCTGGTGGCGAAAAAACTGCGCATCCGCAACGTGCCAGGCGTCGGCGGGCCGGTCGATTTCACGCTCATCGGCGCCATCGGGGGGTATCACTCTCCATCGAACTTCAAGGTGCAGGGCCGGCAAGTCAACGCCAGCGGCCCAGGTACAAGCTTCGAAGGCGGAACCATTGCCGAGCTGGCCAACGGCCGCCGCGTCTCCGTGGTCGGGGATACGGTCGAGAACGGCGTGCTCATCGCGAAGCGCGTCACCTTCACGCCTTGA
- a CDS encoding BON domain-containing protein, producing MNPDLELRHEVFAQLNWDPAVVGCDVDVCVAAGVVTLQGTLASEGLKAAVERAVRRAEGIGTIVNQLMIIDEHQATARPKL from the coding sequence ATGAACCCCGATCTTGAACTCAGGCACGAAGTCTTTGCCCAACTGAACTGGGACCCCGCCGTCGTCGGCTGCGATGTAGACGTGTGCGTGGCGGCCGGCGTGGTCACCTTGCAGGGCACGCTTGCCAGCGAAGGCCTGAAAGCCGCCGTGGAGCGTGCGGTGCGCCGCGCGGAAGGCATCGGCACCATCGTCAACCAGTTGATGATCATTGATGAGCATCAAGCCACGGCACGCCCGAAGCTTTGA